The Candidatus Sericytochromatia bacterium genome includes a window with the following:
- a CDS encoding RNA-binding S4 domain-containing protein, with protein sequence MRLDKWLKVSRVIKRRPVANEICDQGRVTINGRPARASVEVKPGDRLELRFGQRLVTLEVLMVPPGAVSAKMAQELYRPLGEVRLQDVEDER encoded by the coding sequence GTGAGACTCGACAAATGGTTGAAAGTATCGCGGGTGATCAAACGGCGCCCGGTCGCCAATGAAATCTGCGACCAGGGGCGGGTCACCATCAATGGTCGGCCCGCTCGCGCCAGCGTGGAGGTCAAACCGGGCGATCGCCTCGAACTGCGTTTCGGCCAGCGCCTGGTGACCTTGGAGGTGCTGATGGTTCCCCCAGGGGCGGTGAGCGCCAAGATGGCTCAGGAGCTTTATCGCCCGCTGGGTGAAGTGCGCCTGCAAGACGTGGAAGATGAGCGCTGA
- a CDS encoding cysteine desulfurase family protein: MMIYLDHAASSPLRPAARVAWNEAVDLPGNAASPHAFGRRAAQRVAEARQAVAQLVARDAQEVYFTASGTEANNLAILGLAAAVERNGGIRRAAHSALEHSCVRGPMASLAARGWDIEVLPVSPDGQLLIPPLQAALARGLAWVSVMAVSNEVGALQRFSEWRDDVRRAGSLLHVDAVQGVGLLDPRPWDADLLSVSAHKLGGGQGVGALVLREGVRLEPVLRGGPHERGVRPGTLAVAAIAAFGAAASEAFALRDTEAQRLTEWRERLERQLLVAVPGLRVLGAGGPRAPHILSLTLPGATGRHLVEQLDLVGVAVSTGAACTSLKQTPNPTLQALGLTEAEAQGSLRISLGWTTTADELERAGDAIASTLRAMTATKPMRVDHD; the protein is encoded by the coding sequence ATGATGATCTATCTGGACCACGCCGCGTCGTCTCCCCTGCGCCCAGCCGCGCGGGTCGCCTGGAACGAAGCGGTTGACCTGCCCGGCAATGCGGCAAGTCCCCATGCCTTCGGGCGTCGGGCCGCCCAACGCGTTGCTGAGGCTCGCCAGGCCGTGGCCCAGTTGGTGGCCCGAGATGCCCAGGAAGTCTACTTCACGGCGAGTGGCACCGAGGCCAACAATCTGGCCATTCTGGGGCTGGCCGCGGCTGTGGAGCGCAACGGGGGGATCCGTCGCGCCGCCCACAGCGCCCTGGAACACAGCTGCGTGCGGGGGCCGATGGCCAGCCTGGCCGCCCGGGGATGGGACATCGAAGTTCTGCCGGTTTCGCCGGATGGGCAGCTGCTCATCCCCCCCCTCCAGGCGGCCTTGGCGCGGGGCCTGGCCTGGGTGTCGGTCATGGCGGTCAGCAATGAGGTGGGCGCGCTGCAGCGCTTTTCGGAGTGGCGCGACGACGTCCGCCGCGCCGGGAGCTTGTTGCACGTCGATGCGGTGCAGGGGGTGGGCTTGCTCGACCCGCGCCCCTGGGACGCGGATTTGCTGAGCGTGTCCGCCCACAAACTGGGCGGTGGCCAGGGGGTGGGGGCCCTGGTCCTGCGGGAGGGGGTGAGGCTCGAGCCCGTCCTGCGTGGGGGACCGCACGAGCGGGGGGTGCGCCCTGGCACGCTGGCGGTGGCGGCGATCGCCGCCTTCGGAGCGGCGGCTTCTGAGGCTTTTGCCCTGCGGGATACCGAAGCGCAGCGTCTGACTGAGTGGCGAGAGCGCCTCGAGCGCCAGTTGCTGGTCGCTGTGCCGGGACTGCGGGTGCTGGGGGCGGGCGGGCCTCGGGCGCCACACATCTTATCGCTGACGCTGCCGGGGGCCACCGGACGTCATCTGGTTGAACAGTTGGACCTGGTCGGCGTGGCTGTCTCGACGGGGGCAGCCTGCACCAGTTTGAAGCAGACGCCGAATCCCACCCTGCAGGCGCTCGGCTTGACCGAGGCCGAAGCCCAGGGGAGCTTGCGAATCAGCCTGGGCTGGACGACCACCGCAGACGAACTGGAACGAGCGGGCGACGCGATCGCCTCAACCCTCCGGGCCATGACGGCGACAAAACCCATGCGTGTTGACCACGATTGA